From a single Sinorhizobium sp. RAC02 genomic region:
- a CDS encoding adenosine deaminase — MTKIMPKAELHCHIEGATPPALALAQATRYGIDTSAFIRDGAYAWQDFTSFVQSYDATANLFRTEEDYALLAETYLTEIAEAGAIYSELIVSPDQGDAVRIGADAYVRGLAEGAERAKAKTGIETRLLIVGIRHFGPERVVKAAEYAARRPHPLITGFNLAGEERMHRVADFTRAFDIARDAGLGITIHAGELSGAFSVRDALDHVRPSRISHGVRAIEDADLVKRLADEGVVLEVCPGSNVALSVFPDFESHPLRALHQAGVRVTLNSDDPPFFHTSLAREYEVASTVMGFSDADILGMTRTAIEAAFVDEPTRQKLLSAL; from the coding sequence GTGACGAAAATCATGCCAAAGGCGGAGCTGCACTGCCATATCGAGGGCGCGACACCGCCGGCGCTGGCCTTGGCGCAGGCTACGCGCTACGGCATCGACACCTCCGCCTTCATCCGCGACGGCGCTTATGCCTGGCAGGATTTCACCAGTTTCGTGCAAAGCTATGATGCGACGGCCAATCTCTTCCGCACGGAGGAGGATTACGCGCTGCTCGCCGAAACCTATCTCACCGAGATCGCTGAAGCCGGCGCCATCTATAGTGAGTTGATCGTCTCGCCTGATCAGGGCGACGCCGTCCGCATCGGGGCGGACGCCTACGTTCGCGGCCTCGCTGAAGGCGCCGAGCGGGCAAAGGCGAAGACCGGCATCGAGACACGCCTTCTCATTGTCGGCATCCGCCATTTCGGCCCAGAACGCGTGGTCAAGGCGGCGGAATATGCTGCGCGCCGGCCGCATCCACTTATCACCGGCTTCAATCTTGCCGGCGAGGAACGTATGCACCGCGTCGCCGACTTCACCCGCGCCTTCGACATCGCCCGCGACGCCGGCCTCGGTATCACCATCCACGCCGGCGAACTCTCCGGCGCTTTCAGCGTGCGCGACGCGCTGGATCACGTCCGTCCCTCGCGCATCAGCCATGGTGTGCGGGCGATCGAGGATGCGGATCTGGTGAAGCGGCTGGCGGACGAAGGGGTGGTGCTCGAAGTCTGCCCCGGCTCGAATGTCGCGCTGAGCGTCTTTCCGGATTTCGAAAGCCATCCGCTGCGCGCCCTCCACCAGGCCGGCGTGCGCGTCACGCTCAATTCCGACGATCCGCCGTTCTTCCACACCTCGCTCGCCCGCGAATACGAGGTCGCCTCAACCGTCATGGGCTTCAGCGACGCGGACATTCTCGGCATGACGCGCACCGCCATCGAAGCGGCTTTCGTCGACGAACCGACGCGGCAGAAGCTGCTTTCGGCGCTATAA
- a CDS encoding phosphopentomutase — protein MARAFLFVLDSFGIGGGPDADTFGDLGADTLGHIAEFCAAGAADRPGLRQGPLKLPNMSALGLLHAARAATGRFPDGMDVPQRVFGYHGAASEVSNGKDTPSGHWEIAGTPVTFDWGYFPAEGDAFEPELVDAICTAGNVPGILGNCHASGTDIIARYGLEHRRTGKPICYTSSDSVFQIAAHEGSFGLDRLLAFCQAVRKILDERPGGRIGRVIARPFVGEAPETFERTGNRRDYSVLPPEQTLLDRLAEAGRTVHAVGKIGDIFAHQGIGTLTKANGNMALFDATLSVMDEAKDGDLVFTNFVDFDMLYGHRRDVPGYAAALEAFDRRLPEVDRKLKPGDVVILTADHGCDPTWRGTDHTRERVPILSFGPGIRSRLIETRKTFADIGESIARHLGIPPGPHGRSFL, from the coding sequence ATGGCGCGAGCCTTCCTCTTCGTTCTCGACTCCTTCGGTATCGGCGGCGGGCCGGATGCGGACACGTTCGGCGACCTCGGCGCAGACACGCTCGGCCACATTGCGGAATTCTGCGCAGCCGGTGCGGCCGACAGACCGGGTCTCCGGCAAGGGCCGCTGAAACTTCCCAACATGTCGGCGCTTGGCCTTCTGCACGCTGCCCGCGCCGCCACCGGCCGTTTCCCAGATGGCATGGACGTGCCACAGCGCGTCTTCGGCTACCATGGTGCGGCGAGCGAAGTCTCGAACGGCAAGGACACGCCATCAGGCCATTGGGAGATCGCCGGCACGCCCGTGACCTTCGACTGGGGCTACTTCCCGGCGGAAGGCGATGCCTTCGAGCCGGAGCTGGTCGACGCGATCTGCACGGCCGGCAATGTGCCGGGCATCCTTGGCAATTGCCATGCGTCCGGCACGGATATCATCGCCCGATACGGCCTGGAGCATCGGCGCACCGGCAAGCCGATCTGCTACACGTCCTCCGATTCCGTCTTCCAGATCGCCGCGCATGAAGGCTCCTTCGGCCTCGACCGGCTTCTCGCTTTCTGCCAGGCCGTGCGAAAAATCCTCGACGAGCGGCCGGGCGGGCGCATCGGCCGGGTCATCGCGCGGCCCTTCGTCGGTGAGGCGCCGGAGACCTTCGAGCGCACCGGAAATCGCCGGGACTATTCCGTGCTGCCCCCGGAGCAGACGCTGCTCGACCGGCTAGCGGAAGCCGGCCGCACGGTGCACGCCGTCGGCAAGATCGGCGACATTTTTGCCCATCAGGGCATCGGCACGCTCACCAAGGCGAACGGCAACATGGCGCTGTTCGACGCGACGCTCAGCGTCATGGATGAAGCCAAGGATGGCGATCTCGTTTTCACCAATTTTGTCGATTTCGACATGCTCTACGGCCATCGGCGTGATGTGCCTGGCTATGCTGCCGCGCTCGAAGCCTTCGACCGGCGCCTGCCGGAAGTGGACCGCAAGCTGAAGCCCGGCGATGTCGTCATCCTCACCGCCGACCACGGCTGCGACCCGACCTGGCGCGGCACGGACCACACGCGCGAACGCGTGCCGATCCTGAGTTTCGGCCCCGGTATCCGTTCGCGGCTTATCGAAACCCGTAAGACCTTCGCCGATATCGGTGAAAGCATCGCCCGCCATCTCGGCATCCCGCCAGGCCCGCACGGAAGGAGCTTTTTGTGA
- a CDS encoding TadE/TadG family type IV pilus assembly protein, translating to MRTVFSPVLVGKRVTLQGRSLLRRFGLDRQGAGAIEFAIVAPLLIMAYVSAFEISVGINMSSKVSRAASTVSDLLTQESATTADTLDTMKEVTKRVIAPFQQADGYTLKITGVAVDADGKATVAWSRDQAKGEPYTKGTAVVLPSNIQGAKSLFFVRTELSVPYTILLMAPNLSSRLSSFPLAKTSYFGLRKGKTIACSGC from the coding sequence ATGCGTACGGTCTTTTCACCTGTGCTCGTCGGCAAGAGGGTGACCTTGCAAGGACGGAGCCTGCTGCGCCGCTTCGGTCTGGACCGGCAGGGAGCGGGCGCCATCGAATTCGCAATCGTCGCGCCGCTTCTGATCATGGCCTATGTCAGTGCATTCGAGATTTCCGTCGGCATCAACATGTCGAGCAAGGTCAGCCGAGCGGCCAGCACCGTCTCCGACCTGTTGACGCAGGAGTCTGCAACAACGGCGGACACGTTGGATACGATGAAAGAGGTCACAAAACGCGTCATTGCACCCTTCCAGCAGGCTGACGGATACACGCTGAAGATCACCGGCGTCGCCGTCGATGCGGATGGCAAGGCGACCGTCGCATGGTCGCGCGATCAGGCCAAGGGGGAGCCCTATACCAAGGGAACGGCCGTCGTCTTGCCGAGCAACATTCAGGGTGCCAAGAGCCTGTTCTTCGTGCGCACGGAGCTGTCCGTGCCCTATACCATATTGCTCATGGCGCCCAATCTCTCGTCCAGGCTCAGCTCCTTCCCACTTGCCAAGACGAGCTACTTCGGCCTGCGCAAAGGCAAGACGATCGCTTGCTCGGGTTGCTGA
- a CDS encoding TadE/TadG family type IV pilus assembly protein gives MSLDQDTTVRRRPMKGLIGRFFARRDGATAIEFTILTLPFFLIVFASVETFVAFSAEQLLASATDTMARKIRTGEITYNLGKKDTDKTKEEFRAAFCEEIAIMLKCSADELKAPNKLWLDVRSFKTFAEIPKSVPLTGKDLDTTAFQFAPGGKKSINIVRAYYRWDTVTDIIRPYLSTIRSADGSKQNYLMVSTAVIQNEDYP, from the coding sequence ATGTCGCTCGATCAAGACACAACAGTTCGCCGACGGCCGATGAAGGGTCTGATCGGTCGCTTCTTCGCTCGCCGCGACGGCGCGACGGCGATTGAATTCACCATCCTCACGCTGCCTTTCTTCCTTATTGTCTTCGCCTCGGTCGAAACGTTCGTCGCCTTTTCCGCCGAGCAGCTTCTTGCCAGCGCGACCGATACAATGGCGCGCAAGATCCGCACCGGCGAGATCACCTACAATCTTGGAAAAAAAGACACGGACAAGACCAAGGAAGAGTTCCGCGCGGCCTTCTGCGAAGAAATCGCCATCATGCTGAAGTGCTCGGCGGATGAGCTGAAGGCGCCCAACAAGCTCTGGCTGGATGTGCGCAGTTTCAAGACTTTCGCGGAAATTCCGAAATCGGTTCCGCTGACGGGCAAGGATCTCGATACGACCGCGTTCCAATTTGCCCCGGGCGGCAAGAAGTCGATCAATATTGTGCGTGCCTACTATCGCTGGGATACCGTCACCGACATCATCCGCCCCTATCTCTCCACCATCAGGTCTGCTGACGGTAGCAAGCAGAACTACCTGATGGTCTCGACAGCCGTTATCCAGAACGAGGACTATCCGTGA
- a CDS encoding pilus assembly protein N-terminal domain-containing protein — MGRDWTFVKGALRFTTAAFVVGATAAGAMAEEPLMRVYMDHARVLRLDRPVSKVIIGNAEVADATVADARTIVLTGRSFGTTNLVLLDADGNAIIDERILVSIDEGNTVRVFRQTDRSVLSCTPNCEEHSTRAATGG, encoded by the coding sequence ATGGGACGCGACTGGACCTTCGTTAAGGGTGCGCTGAGGTTTACCACTGCCGCATTCGTGGTGGGTGCGACGGCCGCCGGCGCCATGGCCGAAGAACCGCTGATGCGCGTCTACATGGATCATGCCCGTGTGCTGCGGCTCGATCGTCCGGTCAGCAAGGTGATCATCGGCAATGCCGAGGTCGCCGATGCGACTGTGGCCGACGCGCGCACCATCGTCCTGACGGGCCGCAGTTTCGGAACGACCAATCTGGTTCTTCTCGACGCCGACGGAAACGCGATCATCGACGAGCGTATTCTCGTGTCGATCGATGAAGGCAACACGGTGCGTGTCTTCCGGCAGACCGATAGATCCGTGCTGTCCTGTACGCCAAACTGCGAGGAACACTCGACCCGCGCCGCGACGGGCGGCTGA
- a CDS encoding Flp family type IVb pilin, whose protein sequence is MTKIFARLMKDESGATAIEYGLIAALISVALISGATALGTSLNDQFHFLQGKLANTQKP, encoded by the coding sequence ATGACCAAGATTTTCGCTCGCCTTATGAAGGACGAATCTGGCGCAACCGCCATCGAATACGGCCTGATCGCTGCCCTGATTTCCGTTGCCCTGATCAGCGGTGCAACCGCCCTCGGCACGAGCCTGAACGATCAGTTCCACTTCCTGCAAGGCAAGCTCGCGAACACGCAGAAGCCGTAA
- a CDS encoding prepilin peptidase, translating to MTQALIFVVFPLCLALAAFSDLFTMTIPNRVPAILLAAFVIVAPLAGLGLTDIAMHLAAGLLVFAACFTLFAFNIMGGGDAKLLTASAVWFGLSMSLLEFLVCVSFFGGVLTLGILVLRSNANAILASRLPVPNHLLEGRKVPYGIAIGAAAFATYASSPLMIAALGKLG from the coding sequence ATGACGCAGGCTCTGATTTTCGTGGTTTTCCCGCTGTGCCTGGCGCTTGCCGCCTTTTCCGATCTTTTCACAATGACGATACCGAACCGTGTGCCGGCGATCCTTCTCGCCGCCTTTGTCATCGTTGCCCCGCTTGCCGGCCTCGGCTTGACCGATATCGCGATGCATCTGGCCGCGGGCCTCCTCGTCTTCGCCGCCTGCTTTACACTCTTCGCCTTCAACATCATGGGCGGGGGTGATGCCAAGCTGTTGACCGCAAGTGCCGTCTGGTTCGGCCTGTCGATGTCGCTGCTCGAATTTCTCGTCTGCGTCTCGTTCTTCGGCGGTGTGCTGACGCTCGGCATCCTCGTGCTGCGTTCGAACGCAAACGCCATCCTCGCCTCACGCCTGCCCGTGCCGAACCACCTGCTGGAAGGCAGGAAGGTGCCCTACGGCATCGCGATCGGCGCAGCCGCCTTCGCCACCTATGCCTCCTCCCCCCTCATGATAGCCGCTCTCGGCAAGCTGGGCTGA
- the cpaB gene encoding Flp pilus assembly protein CpaB, with product MKPARIIILAVAVVSAGVAGLLALQLASGGPTIIQSEPVVEREPSINVLVAKESLPVGARLNPDIMAWAAWPEGSVVEGFITDQNRPDALESLDGAIARMPIFNGEPIRQEKIADSSNRIMSSLLPSGKRAVATEISVATGAGGFILPNDRVDVIMVRKNETDTYLTETVLTNVRVLAIDQQIQENPDGSKSAVGTTATLELTPDQTKVITVAQQMAERLSLALRSVADAQEADTGAADYLLSGSDGMPLVQVIKTGEIVNGGTSAAQK from the coding sequence ATGAAACCGGCGCGAATCATTATTCTGGCAGTGGCCGTCGTCTCGGCTGGTGTTGCGGGCCTGCTCGCCCTGCAGCTCGCCAGCGGTGGCCCCACGATCATCCAGTCGGAGCCCGTGGTGGAGCGCGAGCCCTCCATCAACGTGTTGGTTGCCAAGGAAAGCCTACCGGTCGGCGCACGGCTCAATCCAGACATCATGGCTTGGGCCGCCTGGCCGGAGGGGTCGGTCGTCGAAGGCTTCATCACGGACCAAAACCGGCCGGACGCGCTGGAAAGCCTCGACGGTGCGATCGCCCGCATGCCGATCTTCAACGGCGAACCGATCCGCCAGGAAAAGATCGCCGATTCGAGCAACCGCATTATGTCCTCGCTTCTTCCATCCGGCAAACGTGCAGTCGCAACGGAAATCTCCGTCGCGACGGGCGCCGGCGGCTTCATTCTGCCGAACGACCGTGTCGACGTGATCATGGTGCGCAAGAACGAGACCGACACCTATCTCACCGAAACCGTGCTCACCAATGTTCGTGTGCTGGCGATAGACCAGCAGATCCAGGAAAATCCGGATGGGTCCAAATCGGCCGTCGGCACCACCGCCACGCTCGAACTGACACCGGACCAGACCAAGGTGATCACCGTCGCGCAGCAGATGGCCGAGCGGCTCTCGCTGGCGCTGCGCAGTGTGGCGGATGCCCAGGAAGCCGATACCGGTGCGGCCGACTACCTGTTGAGCGGCAGCGACGGCATGCCTCTGGTCCAGGTGATCAAGACCGGTGAAATCGTTAACGGCGGCACATCCGCAGCCCAGAAGTGA
- a CDS encoding type II and III secretion system protein family protein, producing the protein MNRTFRASVAGGLSFCLAFSGMPVALVGGTAIAPAEAATATIIRIDDSGPGARKAVKLGLNKAIVVDLPTDAHDILVADPGKADAVTRTSRRIYLFGKEVGQTNIFVFGPNGEEIISIDLTVERDIDGLQANLRRFIADSDIQVEIISDNIVLNGTVRTPQDSAQAVRLAEIFLRGGEATTRTVVSQGNNGDSAIFGEARQRSQVVNMLKIDGEDQVTLKVTVAEVSRQVLKQLGFNGSIQGSDGGISFRNPTNLGGAADWLSNGALGGTVGGLSLASSMSAMEQAGVMRTLAEPSLTAISGEEARFYVGGEFRMPTQQSIDVDEETKQRTIDREISEVEYGIRLNFRPVVLSPGRISLRIETEVSEPTFEGSTTSIAHNDIPGLTVLGIRRREATTSVELPSGGSIVIAGLVKDDIRQAMSGLPGLSKIPIFGTLFRSKDFIRNETEMVIIATPYLVRPVARSAISRPDDNFNATNDAASFFLGKVNKIYGRKEEAMPSGNYHGSIGFIYK; encoded by the coding sequence ATGAACAGAACTTTTCGGGCCTCTGTCGCCGGCGGATTGAGCTTCTGCCTGGCGTTTTCGGGCATGCCCGTAGCCCTTGTCGGCGGCACCGCCATCGCGCCCGCCGAAGCAGCGACCGCCACGATCATCCGCATCGATGACAGTGGTCCGGGTGCGCGCAAGGCCGTCAAGCTCGGCCTCAACAAGGCGATCGTCGTCGACCTGCCGACCGACGCGCATGACATTCTCGTCGCCGACCCGGGCAAGGCGGATGCCGTGACGCGGACGTCGCGGCGCATCTATCTGTTCGGCAAGGAAGTGGGCCAGACCAACATCTTCGTCTTTGGGCCGAATGGCGAAGAGATCATCAGTATCGACCTCACCGTCGAGCGCGACATCGACGGCCTGCAGGCCAATCTGCGGCGCTTCATTGCCGATTCCGACATCCAGGTCGAAATCATCTCCGACAACATCGTGCTGAACGGCACCGTGCGCACCCCGCAGGATTCCGCCCAGGCCGTTCGGCTGGCGGAAATCTTCCTACGGGGCGGTGAAGCGACGACCCGGACGGTGGTTTCCCAGGGCAATAACGGCGATTCAGCCATCTTCGGCGAAGCGCGCCAGCGCTCGCAGGTCGTCAACATGCTGAAGATCGACGGCGAAGATCAGGTCACGCTGAAGGTCACGGTCGCCGAGGTCAGCCGCCAGGTGCTGAAGCAGCTGGGTTTCAATGGCTCTATCCAAGGATCGGATGGAGGCATTTCCTTCCGAAATCCAACCAATCTCGGCGGTGCGGCCGACTGGCTTTCAAATGGAGCCCTGGGCGGAACCGTGGGCGGCTTGAGCCTCGCTAGCAGTATGAGTGCGATGGAGCAGGCCGGCGTCATGCGCACGCTTGCCGAACCGAGCCTGACAGCCATTTCCGGCGAAGAAGCCCGCTTCTATGTTGGTGGTGAATTCCGCATGCCAACCCAACAATCGATCGACGTCGACGAAGAAACGAAACAGAGAACCATCGATAGGGAGATTTCCGAAGTCGAATACGGCATCCGGCTGAATTTCCGGCCGGTTGTCCTGTCGCCGGGTCGAATCAGTCTGCGGATCGAGACAGAGGTTTCAGAGCCGACCTTCGAGGGCTCCACGACCTCCATCGCGCACAACGACATCCCGGGCTTGACCGTGCTTGGTATCCGTCGCCGTGAAGCGACGACCAGTGTCGAACTGCCTTCGGGTGGCTCCATCGTGATCGCCGGTCTCGTCAAGGACGATATCCGCCAGGCGATGTCCGGCCTGCCGGGCCTCTCGAAGATCCCGATCTTCGGCACGCTCTTCCGCTCGAAGGATTTCATACGCAACGAGACCGAAATGGTCATCATCGCGACGCCCTATCTGGTGCGCCCGGTTGCACGTAGCGCAATTTCCCGCCCGGACGACAATTTCAATGCGACCAACGATGCCGCGAGCTTCTTCCTCGGCAAGGTGAACAAGATCTACGGCCGCAAGGAAGAGGCAATGCCCTCAGGCAATTACCACGGCTCCATCGGCTTCATCTACAAATGA
- a CDS encoding CpaD family pilus assembly protein: MHKTLPARAALAAMLALSTAALSGCGTNPDKNATGSIPDDYRTRHPIVLTETAQTMDLPIATGDRQLTFAMRDNIRGFAGDRAAKSTGAVQIMLPRGSSNAATAHYLRKDIRATLTAAGIKRDRLIETSYDASSYGDAAPVRLVFFAITAKAGPCGTWPEDLISNTMENRNYHNFGCATQANLAAQVANPMDLVQPRGMSPIDAEQRTVVIQDYRENGQPLLR; this comes from the coding sequence ATGCACAAGACCCTGCCGGCGCGCGCAGCACTCGCCGCAATGCTCGCCCTCTCCACTGCAGCACTTTCGGGCTGCGGCACCAATCCCGACAAGAATGCCACCGGCTCGATTCCGGACGATTATCGCACACGCCATCCGATCGTGTTGACGGAAACCGCGCAGACGATGGACCTTCCCATCGCCACGGGCGACCGGCAGCTGACCTTTGCGATGCGTGACAACATCCGTGGCTTCGCCGGTGATCGCGCCGCCAAGTCGACCGGCGCGGTGCAGATCATGCTGCCGCGCGGTTCGTCCAATGCCGCGACCGCACACTACCTGCGCAAGGACATTCGCGCGACGCTGACGGCCGCCGGCATAAAACGCGACCGATTGATCGAGACGAGCTATGATGCGAGCAGCTACGGCGATGCCGCACCGGTACGCCTCGTCTTCTTCGCGATCACGGCGAAGGCCGGTCCCTGCGGCACCTGGCCGGAAGACCTGATCTCGAACACGATGGAAAACCGGAACTATCACAATTTCGGCTGCGCCACGCAGGCCAACCTGGCCGCGCAGGTCGCAAACCCGATGGATCTCGTTCAGCCGCGCGGCATGTCGCCGATCGATGCGGAGCAACGCACAGTCGTGATTCAGGACTACCGCGAGAACGGGCAGCCGCTACTGCGATGA
- a CDS encoding CpaE family protein — protein MSTINYTIERPAEEHPDEAVLPTELEAVRPLPRISVHAFCESEAMLRTMERCSQDRRMSKASLRISSASITAAANMFASAPTPNLLILETSTEPHGIMEELAPLAEVCDPSTKVVIIGRYNDIPLYRDLIRNGISEYMVGPVGMAEVLNAMAAIFIDPDAEPLGRTVAFIGAKGGCGSSTIAHNCAFDISNLFQTEVILADLDLPYGTANIDFDQDPPQGISEAIYAPERLDEVFLDRLLTKCSDHLSLLAAPSMLDRAYDLERGSFQPIMEVLQRSAPVSVLDVPHAWSEWTRTLLSEVDELVITATPDLANLRNAKNMLDALKKLRPNDKPPHLVLNQVGLPKRPEISPNDFCEPLGIEPVAIIPFDAQLFGTAANSGRMIAEMDRKSPTAETFAQLAHIVTGRATIKKPKKAGLGKMLGLLGRK, from the coding sequence ATGAGCACGATCAACTACACCATTGAGCGGCCCGCCGAAGAGCACCCGGACGAGGCCGTCCTGCCGACCGAGCTCGAGGCGGTGCGCCCGCTGCCGCGTATCTCCGTGCACGCCTTCTGCGAAAGCGAGGCGATGCTGCGCACCATGGAACGCTGCAGCCAGGATCGCCGCATGTCCAAGGCGAGCCTTCGCATCTCGAGCGCGAGCATCACGGCAGCAGCCAATATGTTCGCCTCGGCGCCGACGCCGAACCTGCTGATTCTCGAAACCTCGACGGAGCCGCATGGCATCATGGAGGAGCTGGCCCCGCTTGCCGAGGTCTGCGATCCGAGCACCAAGGTCGTCATCATCGGCCGCTACAACGACATCCCGCTCTACCGCGATCTCATCCGAAACGGCATCTCCGAATACATGGTCGGTCCCGTCGGCATGGCCGAGGTGTTGAATGCCATGGCCGCGATCTTCATCGATCCGGATGCCGAGCCGCTTGGCCGTACCGTCGCCTTCATCGGCGCCAAGGGCGGCTGCGGCTCCTCGACGATCGCGCACAATTGCGCCTTCGACATTTCCAACCTGTTCCAGACCGAAGTCATCCTCGCCGACCTCGACCTGCCCTACGGCACCGCCAATATCGATTTCGACCAGGACCCGCCGCAGGGCATTTCCGAGGCGATCTATGCGCCGGAGCGGCTCGATGAGGTGTTTCTCGACCGCCTGCTGACGAAGTGCTCCGACCATCTCTCGCTGCTTGCGGCCCCCTCGATGCTCGACCGGGCCTACGATCTCGAGCGCGGCTCGTTCCAGCCGATCATGGAAGTGCTGCAGCGCAGCGCGCCGGTGTCGGTGCTCGACGTGCCGCATGCCTGGTCGGAATGGACGCGCACGCTGCTGTCCGAGGTGGACGAGCTGGTCATCACGGCCACGCCTGATCTCGCCAACCTGCGCAACGCGAAAAACATGCTCGACGCGCTGAAGAAGCTTCGACCGAACGACAAGCCGCCGCATCTGGTGCTCAACCAGGTCGGCCTGCCGAAGCGGCCGGAAATCTCGCCCAACGACTTCTGCGAGCCGCTCGGCATCGAGCCGGTCGCGATCATTCCCTTCGACGCGCAGCTCTTCGGCACCGCCGCCAACAGCGGCCGCATGATCGCAGAGATGGACCGAAAGTCGCCAACGGCGGAAACCTTCGCGCAGCTCGCCCATATCGTGACGGGCCGCGCAACGATCAAGAAACCCAAGAAGGCCGGCCTCGGCAAGATGCTCGGGCTGCTCGGACGCAAGTAA
- a CDS encoding CpaF family protein has protein sequence MFGKRGNEGSGKSGLGQAIPAVHAVASTLTAERPVTTAPAAQPVFEPAPPPSAAPAAQARRRTPRTEDYYDTKSQVFSALIDTIDLSQLAKLDTESAREEIRDIVNDIITIKSFAMSISEQEELLDDICNDVLGYGPLEPLLARDDIADIMVNGAGKTYIEVAGKVQESEIRFRDNAQLLSICQRIVSQVGRRVDESSPICDARLPDGSRVNVIAPPLAIDGTALTIRKFKKDKLTLDQLVRFGSITPEGATLLQIIGRVRCNLVISGGTGSGKTTLLNCLTNYIDRDERVITCEDSAELQLQQPHVVRLETRPPNIEGEGEITMRDLIKNCLRMRPERIIVGEVRGPEVFDLLQAMNTGHDGSMGTIHANTPRECLSRMESMIAMGGYTLPAKTVREIIAGSIDVIIQASRLRDGSRRITHITEVVGMEGDVIVTQDLMRFEMDGEDANGRILGKHSGTGIGKPHFWDRARYFNEDKRLAATLDAMEKP, from the coding sequence ATGTTCGGCAAACGCGGCAATGAAGGTTCCGGCAAGAGCGGCTTGGGTCAGGCGATCCCGGCCGTGCATGCGGTCGCCTCGACCTTGACGGCAGAACGGCCGGTCACCACGGCGCCGGCCGCGCAACCCGTTTTCGAGCCGGCCCCGCCGCCATCAGCGGCACCGGCGGCCCAGGCCCGGCGGCGCACGCCCCGCACGGAAGACTATTACGATACGAAGAGCCAGGTCTTCTCCGCGCTCATCGACACGATCGACCTGTCGCAACTCGCCAAGCTCGACACCGAGAGCGCACGTGAAGAAATCCGCGACATCGTCAACGACATCATCACGATCAAGAGCTTCGCGATGTCGATCTCCGAGCAGGAAGAGCTGCTCGACGACATCTGCAACGACGTTCTCGGCTACGGCCCGCTGGAGCCGTTGCTGGCGCGCGACGATATTGCCGACATCATGGTGAATGGTGCGGGCAAGACCTATATCGAAGTGGCCGGCAAGGTGCAGGAATCGGAAATCCGCTTCCGCGACAATGCGCAGCTCCTCTCGATCTGCCAGCGCATCGTCAGCCAGGTCGGCCGTCGCGTCGACGAATCGAGCCCGATCTGCGACGCGCGCCTGCCGGACGGCTCGCGCGTCAACGTCATCGCTCCGCCGCTCGCCATCGACGGCACCGCGCTCACCATTCGTAAGTTCAAGAAGGACAAGCTGACGCTCGATCAGTTGGTCCGGTTCGGCTCGATCACGCCGGAAGGCGCGACGCTGCTCCAGATCATCGGCCGGGTGCGCTGCAACCTCGTCATTTCCGGCGGTACCGGCTCGGGCAAGACGACGCTGCTCAACTGCCTGACCAACTATATCGACCGCGACGAGCGCGTCATCACCTGCGAAGACTCGGCCGAACTCCAGCTGCAGCAGCCGCATGTCGTGCGTCTCGAAACCCGCCCGCCGAACATCGAAGGCGAAGGCGAGATCACCATGCGCGATCTCATCAAGAACTGCCTGCGTATGCGCCCCGAACGCATCATCGTCGGGGAAGTGCGTGGACCGGAAGTGTTCGACCTGCTCCAGGCGATGAACACCGGCCACGACGGCTCGATGGGCACGATCCACGCCAACACGCCGCGCGAATGCCTTTCCCGTATGGAATCGATGATCGCCATGGGCGGCTATACGCTGCCGGCCAAGACCGTGCGCGAAATCATTGCCGGCTCCATCGACGTCATCATCCAGGCCTCGCGCCTGCGCGACGGGTCGCGCCGCATCACCCACATCACCGAAGTGGTCGGCATGGAAGGCGACGTCATCGTCACCCAGGACCTGATGCGCTTCGAAATGGACGGCGAGGATGCGAACGGCCGCATTCTCGGCAAACATTCGGGCACGGGCATCGGCAAGCCGCATTTCTGGGACCGCGCGCGATATTTCAACGAGGACAAGCGCCTGGCGGCCACGCTCGACGCAATGGAAAAGCCGTAA